The genome window TCTCGGGAATCGTCAAAATCGGTCAGACGATGACGATGGTCCTCGCCATTAAGGACGACGAGAACAAATTCGACATGCTGGTGAGAAACTGCGTCGCGCACGACGGCAAGCGGGCCCCCATCCAGCTGGTCGATCAGTACGGTTGCGTCGTGCGACCCAAGATCATGAGCAAGTTCCAGAAGATAAAGAACTTCGGCCCCTCAGCGTCCGTCGTGTCCTTCGCGTACTTCCAGGCGTTCAAGTTCCCCGACTCCATGAACGTGCACTTCCAGTGCGTGATTCAAGTCTGCAGGTACAACTGTCCCGAGCCGAAGTGTGCCGGAGGACTGGGCGCCGAGTACGGCGTTCCACTTCTAGGTAACTCGTTAGGAGCGGAGTACGGTCTCGCCAACTCGCCACACGGCGAGTACggcccgcccccgcccgcgccgcACTCCGAATACGGCGTTCCTCCGGCGTTCCCCGACCCCCGACACCCAGCGGACTCCGCAGGAGCGTACTCGGAGAAGCGGGACGACGCCGTTCCGCCGCCCCAGGCTCAGGTGTCGTCGACACCCAACGCCCCCAGCCAGTCGTCGCCGGCGCCGACCCGCGAGGAGGACGACGTGAACCTGCCCCCTCCTCCCCCGCCGGGACGACGAGGAATCTACAACACGGTGAAGAGAAAAGACGAGGGCCACGGAAATCTCGCGACGTTAGGCGGCAGACCTAGGTCGGTCGAAGATTTGCCGGAGAACCTGGTCGGCATCAGGAGGCGACGGGAGACTTCCACCCCCGCCCGCATCTACAAGAGGGACGCGCAGGAGATGACCGACGTGAACACGAGTCGAACGATCCAGGTGGTTGCGCCGGGCGACGTCAACTTCGCCCTCAACAACGCCGCGCAGAACGAGACGGTCGTCATCCAGTCGCCGGCGACGGACCCCGAGACGATATGTATGTCGGTGCCGTCGTTCGTGGCGGGCCTGGTGATGCTACTGCTGGTGCTGGTAGTGGCGTCCCTGGTGGCAGCCTTCCTATTCGTGCGCGTCCGCGCGCTGGACCGGAAGGGCGCGCACGGCGCCGCCGCCTACTACGAGACGGACTACGTGAAGCATACGAATTAAGTATTAGGAACGGTGACGCGTGGACGTTCTAACTCTTCTCAGATCCAAAGAGCCGGCGAGGAGCGGTCGCGACcgtgccgccgccgccgcgctgcgtcgcgcccgcgccgcgccgcgctgcgCTGCGCCGTCGGTCGCGACCGAGCCTCAGTGACGTGTgacttatttatttagttatttaatgagTGTGATTTGTGCGACTgcttttttgtaaattattttattcgtgtgGAAACACTCGCTGTACTGCCTTATATAGTCGATACGTCTGTTGTAATTTTGTAAAGAGTCGTTTTATAAGAGTAGCGTGTAAGTTGTATACCAATTAAATGTGTCGTGTGCgagttagtatgttttttaaTTGTTGATTATTAAAACCCCTAATTAGTGTTTCTTCATAAAAATGGGCACTTCAGACTTAAAGTTTCTTACCGTAAACATcttgaaatatattaataagAACCCATATTGTAtatagtctttttttttatgaaataagggggcaaacgagcaaacgggtcacctgatggaaagcaacttccgtcgcccatggacactcgcagcatcagaagagctgcaagtgcgttgctggccttttaagagggaatagggtaataggggagggtagggaagggaagggaagggaatagttgagggtagggaagggaatagggtaggggttaggggattgggcctccggtaaactcactcactcggcgaaacacagcgcaagcgctgtttcacgccggttttctgtgagaacgtggtatttatccggtcgagccggcccattcgtgccgaagcatggctctcccacgtataaatatggGTAGTAGAAGTCCCTAAAAAAAGCAGCTAAGTCAGAAACCATGATGTTGTACATGTCCTAAAAAGACTCACGGATTAGAAAATGCTGTaagtacattataatttatccaCTAATTATAATTGTTCACATTTGTATCGAGAAAGTAATTC of Aricia agestis chromosome 9, ilAriAges1.1, whole genome shotgun sequence contains these proteins:
- the LOC121730369 gene encoding uncharacterized protein LOC121730369 isoform X1; translation: MCRVVRRPADWTGTMRRTRLLLLLVTLLIKDATCEPPIDSASLPLEHRGGGYGPPLPAANTDDPWPLSSPDSPKIKHLQVQCEKTHMRVNIEFDRPFYGMIFSKGFYSDPHCMHLKPGTGHLSATFEIFLNSCGMSSSANHNVAAYGSPTPSGSYVENTIIVQYDPYVQEVWDQARKLRCTWYDFYEKAVTFRPFQVDMLHAVTANFLGDNLQCWMQIQVGKGPWASEVSGIVKIGQTMTMVLAIKDDENKFDMLVRNCVAHDGKRAPIQLVDQYGCVVRPKIMSKFQKIKNFGPSASVVSFAYFQAFKFPDSMNVHFQCVIQVCRYNCPEPKCAGGLGAEYGVPLLGNSLGAEYGLANSPHGEYGPPPPAPHSEYGVPPAFPDPRHPADSAGAYSEKRDDAVPPPQAQVSSTPNAPSQSSPAPTREEDDVNLPPPPPPGRRGIYNTVKRKDEGHGNLATLGGRPRSVEDLPENLVGIRRRRETSTPARIYKRDAQEMTDVNTSRTIQVVAPGDVNFALNNAAQNETVVIQSPATDPETICMSVPSFVAGLVMLLLVLVVASLVAAFLFVRVRALDRKGAHGAAAYYETDYVKHTN
- the LOC121730369 gene encoding uncharacterized protein LOC121730369 isoform X2 codes for the protein MRPADWTGTMRRTRLLLLLVTLLIKDATCEPPIDSASLPLEHRGGGYGPPLPAANTDDPWPLSSPDSPKIKHLQVQCEKTHMRVNIEFDRPFYGMIFSKGFYSDPHCMHLKPGTGHLSATFEIFLNSCGMSSSANHNVAAYGSPTPSGSYVENTIIVQYDPYVQEVWDQARKLRCTWYDFYEKAVTFRPFQVDMLHAVTANFLGDNLQCWMQIQVGKGPWASEVSGIVKIGQTMTMVLAIKDDENKFDMLVRNCVAHDGKRAPIQLVDQYGCVVRPKIMSKFQKIKNFGPSASVVSFAYFQAFKFPDSMNVHFQCVIQVCRYNCPEPKCAGGLGAEYGVPLLGNSLGAEYGLANSPHGEYGPPPPAPHSEYGVPPAFPDPRHPADSAGAYSEKRDDAVPPPQAQVSSTPNAPSQSSPAPTREEDDVNLPPPPPPGRRGIYNTVKRKDEGHGNLATLGGRPRSVEDLPENLVGIRRRRETSTPARIYKRDAQEMTDVNTSRTIQVVAPGDVNFALNNAAQNETVVIQSPATDPETICMSVPSFVAGLVMLLLVLVVASLVAAFLFVRVRALDRKGAHGAAAYYETDYVKHTN
- the LOC121730369 gene encoding uncharacterized protein LOC121730369 isoform X3; the protein is MRRTRLLLLLVTLLIKDATCEPPIDSASLPLEHRGGGYGPPLPAANTDDPWPLSSPDSPKIKHLQVQCEKTHMRVNIEFDRPFYGMIFSKGFYSDPHCMHLKPGTGHLSATFEIFLNSCGMSSSANHNVAAYGSPTPSGSYVENTIIVQYDPYVQEVWDQARKLRCTWYDFYEKAVTFRPFQVDMLHAVTANFLGDNLQCWMQIQVGKGPWASEVSGIVKIGQTMTMVLAIKDDENKFDMLVRNCVAHDGKRAPIQLVDQYGCVVRPKIMSKFQKIKNFGPSASVVSFAYFQAFKFPDSMNVHFQCVIQVCRYNCPEPKCAGGLGAEYGVPLLGNSLGAEYGLANSPHGEYGPPPPAPHSEYGVPPAFPDPRHPADSAGAYSEKRDDAVPPPQAQVSSTPNAPSQSSPAPTREEDDVNLPPPPPPGRRGIYNTVKRKDEGHGNLATLGGRPRSVEDLPENLVGIRRRRETSTPARIYKRDAQEMTDVNTSRTIQVVAPGDVNFALNNAAQNETVVIQSPATDPETICMSVPSFVAGLVMLLLVLVVASLVAAFLFVRVRALDRKGAHGAAAYYETDYVKHTN